From a region of the Desulfomonile tiedjei genome:
- a CDS encoding MerR family transcriptional regulator produces MYTIGKLARKFGLSRSTLLYYDSIGLLKPSSRTEGAYRQYSASDVARLEQICTYRKAGLALKEISNILDSPDHGFAQTLEQRLDELNDEIQHLRDQQRFILGLLKNRALFDRIGVMNAATWTSLLSACGFSEEDMIRWHVEFERSAPEKHRQFMEFLCIPDSQIETIRSWASSR; encoded by the coding sequence GTGTACACAATTGGAAAGTTGGCAAGGAAGTTTGGCCTTTCGCGCAGCACGCTCCTCTATTATGATTCCATAGGGCTGTTAAAGCCTTCCTCTCGCACGGAAGGAGCCTATCGACAATATTCTGCATCGGACGTGGCGCGGCTGGAGCAAATCTGCACCTACCGCAAGGCAGGCCTGGCTTTGAAGGAAATCTCGAATATCCTGGATTCTCCTGACCACGGTTTCGCTCAGACGCTAGAGCAGAGGCTTGACGAGCTTAACGACGAAATCCAGCATCTCCGCGATCAACAGCGGTTCATTTTGGGATTGCTCAAGAATCGGGCTCTATTCGACCGCATTGGGGTCATGAACGCGGCAACTTGGACATCTCTTCTATCTGCTTGCGGCTTCAGCGAGGAGGACATGATTCGATGGCATGTCGAGTTTGAGCGATCCGCGCCGGAAAAACACCGCCAGTTCATGGAATTTCTCTGCATTCCCGACTCTCAGATAGAGACTATTCGCTCGTGGGCTTCCTCACGATAA